A part of Fimbriimonadales bacterium genomic DNA contains:
- a CDS encoding branched-chain amino acid ABC transporter permease, with product MSVAALGTKQTSVPQILLVRLISLVACFVFLWLFHTQLSPRLGDLDNRLIVLSALFATLSVSLNLINGITGQFSIGHAAFYQIGAYTTAYLTIHYHNLFALENWLWLTLMILCGAVAAGIAGFIVGLPSLRLRGDYLAVATLGFGEIVRIVIQNQNALGGAYGLSVPLKITPVWFVLLLLIFSIAVSRNLLKTAHGLQFLAVREDELAASAMGVNTTKTKVTAFVIGAAIAGMAGALFSHYEGFITINNFKMDQSFLILAMVVIGGTGSITGAAMAGFFLTLLPESLRDLPKIPAYSFFAFIIAAVIILLFTPKIFRSFRLERASLQQTLLCIIGFIGLIGAAYTAYWIWTQHIPKISQISITLALIGLLAALLFTRRRVPNIAVFGFILSVIAIICLLSLPIKNLLTQIPFTIELFSGVEYEAGKLRFPFFAVLLVVMMLSRPQGIFGHHEFSWSWVKGLFGHKKETAVITV from the coding sequence ATGAGCGTAGCAGCATTAGGTACGAAGCAAACGAGCGTTCCGCAAATTCTTCTCGTGCGATTAATAAGTCTCGTTGCATGTTTCGTCTTCTTGTGGCTATTCCATACTCAACTATCGCCGAGGTTAGGTGACCTCGACAACCGTCTAATTGTTCTTAGCGCACTTTTCGCAACATTATCCGTTAGTCTCAATTTGATTAATGGAATTACCGGACAATTTTCAATCGGTCATGCAGCCTTCTATCAAATTGGAGCATACACGACCGCTTATCTCACGATTCATTATCACAACCTTTTCGCTTTGGAGAACTGGCTATGGTTGACACTGATGATTTTATGTGGCGCAGTTGCAGCAGGTATTGCCGGCTTCATCGTCGGATTGCCATCTTTGAGATTGAGAGGAGATTATCTCGCCGTTGCGACTCTCGGATTCGGTGAAATCGTTCGAATCGTGATCCAAAATCAAAACGCTTTGGGTGGAGCTTATGGATTGAGCGTCCCTTTGAAAATCACTCCGGTTTGGTTCGTGTTGCTGTTATTGATTTTCAGTATCGCAGTAAGTAGAAATCTTCTCAAAACCGCTCACGGTCTTCAATTCCTTGCAGTAAGAGAAGACGAATTGGCAGCCTCCGCTATGGGAGTAAACACTACGAAAACGAAAGTTACAGCGTTCGTAATCGGCGCCGCGATCGCAGGAATGGCAGGAGCGTTATTTTCACATTACGAGGGCTTTATCACGATAAATAACTTCAAAATGGACCAATCCTTTTTGATTTTAGCAATGGTCGTCATCGGGGGAACGGGAAGCATCACGGGCGCAGCCATGGCTGGCTTCTTTCTTACACTTTTGCCGGAATCGTTGCGCGATTTGCCAAAAATTCCCGCATATTCCTTCTTCGCATTCATCATCGCCGCCGTGATTATCTTGCTATTCACTCCGAAAATCTTCCGAAGTTTCCGTTTGGAACGTGCTTCTCTTCAACAAACTCTTCTTTGCATCATCGGATTTATCGGATTAATCGGAGCGGCATATACCGCTTACTGGATTTGGACGCAACACATCCCTAAAATTTCTCAAATCTCGATAACCTTAGCCCTCATCGGGCTTCTCGCCGCCTTGCTCTTTACAAGAAGACGTGTACCGAACATCGCTGTTTTCGGATTTATCCTTTCCGTCATTGCAATCATCTGTCTGCTCTCTCTGCCTATAAAAAACTTGCTAACACAAATTCCATTTACGATAGAACTCTTCTCCGGAGTAGAGTACGAAGCAGGCAAACTTCGATTCCCGTTCTTCGCAGTTCTTCTCGTCGTCATGATGCTCTCTCGTCCGCAAGGAATTTTCGGTCATCATGAATTCAGTTGGAGTTGGGTAAAAGGTCTTTTCGGTCATAAAAAAGAGACCGCCGTGATCACTGTATGA
- a CDS encoding tetratricopeptide repeat protein produces the protein MPATAQELVSQAVESCQKENYDDALNLAREALEVDPRYGDAYSVLGICFAKKGQPEQAAEAFKKAIQSTPYNASAYYNLAYFYYENGNFTDAMTMAQEAVRTDPKHKRAIQLIKVLEDKLHVEVAPYTTSLGDQRGSAYQYKPEGTEEKELSWNDIPPLEAQEKPEGKKQ, from the coding sequence ATGCCAGCAACAGCACAAGAACTTGTCTCCCAAGCAGTAGAGTCATGCCAAAAGGAGAATTACGATGATGCCTTGAACCTTGCCAGAGAAGCCCTCGAGGTAGACCCACGTTATGGAGACGCGTACAGCGTACTCGGGATTTGCTTTGCAAAAAAAGGGCAACCGGAGCAAGCCGCGGAAGCGTTCAAAAAGGCGATTCAAAGCACCCCTTATAATGCAAGTGCCTACTATAACCTCGCTTATTTCTATTACGAGAACGGCAATTTTACGGATGCCATGACGATGGCACAGGAAGCTGTCCGCACCGATCCGAAGCATAAAAGGGCAATCCAATTGATCAAAGTCCTCGAAGACAAACTCCATGTAGAGGTCGCACCTTACACGACATCTCTGGGGGACCAGAGAGGTTCTGCTTATCAATACAAGCCTGAAGGCACCGAAGAGAAGGAACTTTCGTGGAACGATATCCCTCCCTTGGAAGCGCAAGAGAAA
- a CDS encoding branched-chain amino acid ABC transporter permease produces the protein MDWASLDQQIINGLQLGSIYALIALGYTMVYGVLRLINFAHGEVYMVGAYVAYYTAERWFDKTKFHPAVLLLLMLFNSMVICAILGVTIERVAYRPLRSAPRISVLITAIGVSLLLQQGGLLIFKTSPQPSISESVNPFKAYTFENLPLLGNITISGGQTAMFFVSLIFMLLLWFLVTRTSTGRAMRAVAHDFDTAALMGVDVNRIVSITFIVGSGLAGAGGMMNATALGTPLDTFYGLIPGVKAFVAAVLGGIGNIPGAVLGGFLMGVAETMVVWVGYAGYKDAVAFVVLIAVLLFKPNGLLGSVGVEKA, from the coding sequence ATGGATTGGGCGTCACTCGATCAACAAATCATCAATGGACTGCAATTAGGTTCGATATACGCCCTCATCGCCTTAGGCTACACCATGGTCTATGGCGTTTTACGTCTGATTAACTTCGCTCACGGCGAGGTTTATATGGTCGGTGCATATGTCGCTTACTACACCGCCGAACGATGGTTCGACAAAACGAAATTTCATCCTGCTGTACTTCTGCTCTTAATGCTTTTTAACAGCATGGTGATTTGCGCCATTTTGGGAGTTACGATAGAAAGAGTCGCTTATCGTCCGCTTCGTTCCGCCCCCCGTATCTCCGTTCTTATCACTGCAATAGGAGTTTCTCTTCTTCTGCAGCAAGGAGGATTGCTGATTTTCAAAACTTCCCCGCAGCCATCCATCTCCGAAAGCGTAAACCCATTTAAAGCATATACATTCGAAAATCTCCCTCTATTGGGAAACATCACCATCAGCGGCGGACAAACGGCAATGTTTTTCGTCTCTTTGATTTTCATGTTGCTGCTTTGGTTTTTAGTAACACGAACGAGTACAGGTCGTGCAATGCGAGCGGTTGCCCACGATTTCGATACCGCCGCTCTCATGGGTGTGGATGTTAATCGAATCGTGTCCATCACTTTCATTGTCGGTTCTGGATTGGCAGGTGCGGGGGGGATGATGAATGCCACAGCGCTTGGAACACCTTTAGATACATTTTATGGACTTATCCCCGGCGTAAAAGCATTCGTTGCAGCGGTATTAGGCGGAATCGGAAACATCCCCGGTGCAGTGCTCGGTGGATTTTTGATGGGAGTCGCTGAGACGATGGTCGTTTGGGTGGGATATGCGGGATACAAAGATGCTGTCGCATTCGTGGTTTTGATTGCAGTTCTTTTATTCAAACCGAATGGATTGCTCGGTAGCGTGGGAGTCGAAAAAGCATGA
- a CDS encoding ABC transporter substrate-binding protein — protein MNRLSRKHWIFTLSGLLSIFVLFAWLGGCKTEESATSGTTATVRPESTGPGNKVEGDTIPIGIIASLSGSEKPWGEESVRGAQLAVDEFNAEGGLNGKQVVLLVEDTGGQPEQGKSATERLITEKKVIAVLGEVASGVTAPSAQVAQEKGVPIVSIGSTRVDITDIGNMVFRVCYTDDFQGAMMAKFAYEDLGLRRVAILTDRKLPYSVGLSEMFREYFTRLGGKIVTEEFYEKGQTDFKAQLTNIKAANPDGLFCSGYFTEIGPIARQRKEVGLNVPMFGGDGWDSRELLQAGGEGIIGGYYSNHYSNLEDRLEVKAFVSKYKAKYGEEPANAMSALGYDAAGVVLDALKRAKSLDSRALRDAIAETKNFPGVSGTITIGPDGNAQKPGLVLEAKLVNGKPAWVPFKRYEWFDPGLKKKA, from the coding sequence ATGAACCGTCTAAGTCGCAAGCACTGGATATTTACGCTTTCTGGGTTACTTTCCATCTTTGTTCTTTTTGCATGGTTAGGGGGCTGCAAAACCGAAGAATCCGCCACAAGCGGGACAACAGCAACCGTACGTCCTGAATCTACAGGACCTGGAAATAAAGTCGAAGGCGACACGATTCCCATCGGAATTATCGCGAGCCTTTCCGGCTCTGAGAAGCCCTGGGGCGAGGAATCCGTCCGCGGGGCGCAACTCGCAGTCGATGAATTCAACGCAGAAGGTGGATTAAACGGAAAACAAGTCGTCTTGCTTGTAGAGGACACAGGTGGTCAACCCGAGCAGGGCAAATCGGCAACCGAACGATTAATTACTGAAAAGAAGGTCATTGCAGTTCTCGGAGAAGTTGCGAGTGGCGTCACTGCACCTTCTGCTCAAGTGGCTCAAGAAAAAGGTGTTCCCATCGTCTCGATAGGCTCTACGCGGGTGGACATAACGGATATCGGCAATATGGTCTTTCGTGTTTGCTACACGGACGACTTCCAGGGAGCGATGATGGCGAAATTCGCCTACGAAGATTTGGGTCTAAGAAGGGTCGCTATCCTAACCGACAGAAAACTTCCCTATAGCGTCGGTCTTTCCGAAATGTTTCGGGAGTACTTCACGAGACTCGGAGGCAAGATCGTCACGGAAGAATTTTACGAAAAAGGACAAACCGACTTCAAAGCCCAACTCACCAATATAAAAGCCGCCAATCCTGACGGGCTTTTCTGCTCCGGATACTTCACCGAAATAGGACCTATCGCTCGCCAGCGTAAAGAGGTCGGATTGAATGTTCCGATGTTCGGAGGTGACGGTTGGGATTCTCGTGAACTTCTGCAGGCAGGCGGTGAAGGGATAATCGGTGGATATTACAGCAACCACTACAGCAACCTGGAAGACCGCCTTGAGGTAAAAGCGTTCGTGAGCAAGTACAAAGCGAAATACGGCGAAGAACCCGCGAATGCAATGTCCGCCCTCGGATACGATGCTGCGGGAGTGGTTTTAGACGCACTTAAACGCGCAAAAAGCCTCGATTCTCGCGCACTCCGTGACGCCATTGCTGAAACTAAGAACTTCCCAGGAGTTTCGGGAACGATCACGATAGGTCCGGATGGCAACGCACAGAAACCAGGGTTGGTCTTGGAAGCGAAACTTGTAAACGGCAAACCTGCTTGGGTTCCTTTCAAGCGCTACGAATGGTTCGACCCGGGTTTGAAAAAGAAAGCATAA
- a CDS encoding ABC transporter ATP-binding protein — translation MSLLVLDKATIRFDGLVAVNNVSFELQPKDLFGLIGPNGAGKTTCFNMITGIYRPTSGDIRFNGRSIVGLKPHTIARLGICRTFQNIRLFGALTALENVVVAAHLRHKTNLLEAIAYLPSAIQETQELVEYSMSLLKTFNLEHRANVRSQDLPYGDQRRLEIARAMATRPTLLLLDEPAAGMNPYETSTLMEQIRRLRDEFQQTILLIEHDMKVVMGICEKIVVLDHGTEIAYGSPKEIQNNPKVIEAYLGEPVEA, via the coding sequence ATGAGTCTTCTCGTTTTGGATAAAGCCACCATCCGTTTCGACGGTCTCGTTGCGGTCAACAACGTGAGTTTCGAACTCCAACCGAAAGACCTCTTCGGTCTGATTGGTCCGAACGGTGCAGGAAAAACTACATGTTTCAACATGATTACCGGCATCTACAGACCCACTTCGGGCGACATTCGCTTCAACGGACGTTCTATCGTAGGATTGAAACCCCATACGATCGCTCGCCTTGGAATTTGCCGTACCTTCCAAAATATCCGTCTTTTCGGCGCGTTGACGGCTTTGGAAAACGTCGTCGTCGCTGCTCATCTTCGGCACAAGACGAACCTACTCGAAGCCATCGCCTATCTTCCGAGCGCAATTCAAGAAACACAAGAACTCGTCGAATATTCGATGTCCCTTCTAAAAACATTCAATCTCGAACATCGAGCGAATGTGCGCAGCCAAGATCTGCCCTATGGGGATCAAAGAAGATTGGAAATCGCGCGAGCGATGGCGACTCGCCCCACTCTTTTGCTCCTCGACGAACCAGCAGCAGGAATGAATCCTTATGAAACAAGCACGCTCATGGAGCAAATTCGACGACTTCGCGATGAATTCCAACAAACTATTCTTCTTATCGAACACGACATGAAAGTCGTCATGGGCATTTGCGAAAAAATCGTCGTACTCGACCATGGCACTGAAATCGCATATGGTTCGCCGAAAGAGATTCAAAATAATCCCAAAGTCATCGAGGCTTATTTAGGAGAGCCGGTCGAAGCGTAA